TGCCAAACGTGTCCTGCACGGTGCAGATCCCCTCGCCAATCCCGATGCGCCCGCCCAGATGCTCTTGGATATAGGGGGCGGCGGAGAGGTGATCGGCATGGACATGACTTTCCAGAAGCCATTGCACCTCAAGCGCCTCGTGGCGCACGAATTCAATGATCCGGTCCGCCGATGTGGTGGAGGTGCGCCCCGCCGCGTGATCGAAATCGAGCACGGTGTCGAGGATGGCGCAGGCTCGGCTCATCGGGTCACGCACCACATACGAGATCGTATTGGTCGCATCGTCAAAAAAGGCGGTGACATCCGGTGACATGGGCATCGTTTCGGTGGGGTCCTTTCAGCCTGCGTTATGTGATGCTAGCGCGCGGGGCGTGTCCCTGTCCAGCATACCACCTTGCGAGCGGGGGCAGGCCGCGCCTTTATGCGCGCAGATAAGTTGGGGCCCTGCTTGGCCGGGCATGTTGGGAGCGAAGTCCGTTGCGCAGGGTTCGCCGATGCAGACGCTTACGGTGCGGCGTTGAGCGCGGCGTGGCGGGAGATATCCGCCTCAGAAGGTATTCTGCGCGCCCATGAGGCGCCGCGCGGGTTTTACAGGCGCATTTAGCTGAGCACGATGCCCACGACGACCATCATCAGGCCGATCATCGACAAGAAGAGCGCGCCGGAATTGACCGGCACCACGCGTTTCAGCAATGCGTGCATATCGTCTTCGCCCATACCTGCGCGCCGCGCGCGCCACACCTGCCCGATGCAATAGACGAGACCGCCCAAGCCGATCAAAGAGACTGCCGCACCGGCCCAAACGAGGTATTCCATGGCACTGCCTCCTTGCAGATTTGCCCTTGCGGTTCAGGTAGTGGAAAAGCGTGGCAAGCTCAAGCGGGGCCTTGCGGGCGCGCGGGTGGCAGGATACCCAGAACGCCCCTGATATGCCCCCGGAGAGACAGATATGAACGACACCAGCCCCGATAGCAGCTACCGCGTCACCGCAGATGAGCTGCGCCAGTTTATTGAACGGATCGAGCGCCTTGACGCCGAGAAAAAGGACATCGCCGAGCAGCAAAAAGAGGTGATGGCCGAGGCCAAGGGCCGTGGATACGACACCAAGGTGATGCGCAAGGTGATCGCTCTGCGCAAGCGCGACAAGGATGATATCGCCGAGGAAGAAGCGGTGTTGGAGATGTATAAAGAGGCGCTTGGGATGGGCTGATCACAGCCCTCGGGCCGTAGTCCGGTCCAGACATGAAAAAGCCGCGCAGGGTGACCCGCGCGGCTTTTGTTTGTTTTGGTCTGAGAGGGCTCAGGCGCGGTCTTCGTCCGCATCGCCTTCGGGCAGAACGTCTTCGACAGTCTCGGCCAGATCGTCATCGTCGGACGCAGCGGCACCGATATCGTCAAAAAGCTCGGCGATCTCGAAATCTGCCGCGGCTTCTTCTTCGGCGGCCATTTCTTGGATCGATTTGCCGGAGGCTTGCAATTCGGCCTCTTCCGGCGAGCGTGCGACGTTCAGTGTGATGGTCGCGTCAACCTCAGGGTGGAGCGAGACATGCACATCGTGCAGGCCCAGATCCTTGATCGGGTTGACCAGAGCCACCTGTTTGCGATCGACGGTGAAGCCGTTCTCAGAGGCTGCATCGGCAGCATCGCGGGTGGTGACAGAGCCATAAAGCGCGCCAGAATCGGCGGCCTGGCGAATCACGACGAATTGCTGACCGTTCAGCTTTTCGGCCATCGCTTCGGCTTCTTTGCGGGTCTCAAGGTTCTGCGCTTCGAGCTGCGATTTACGCGTCTCGAATTGAGCAATGTTCTTGTCCGAGGCCGAAAGGGCCTTGCCTTGCGGCAGCAAATAGTTGCGGGCATAGCCGGGCTTTACGTCCACGACTTCGCCCATCTGGCCAAGCTTGGCCACGCGTTCGAGAAGGATCACTTGCATGTCAGGGTCTCCTTACTTGACGGCATAGGGCAGCAGGGCGAGGAAGCGGGCGCGCTTGATGGCACGGGCCAGCTCGCGTTGCTTCTTGGCCGAGACGGCGGTGATACGGGACGGCACGATCTTGCCGCGCTCGGAGATATACCGTTGCAGCAGGCGCGTATCTTTGTAATCGATCTTGGGTGCATTGTCGCCCGAGAAGGGGCAGACTTTGCGACGGCGGAAAAATGGTTTGGTAGCCATGTGTTAGCGTCCTTTTCTAGGCGTTGATCAACGGCGCTCGCGGCGCTCGGCGCGCTCGTCGCGTTTTTGCATCTGGACCGAAGGGCCCTCTTCGTGACCGTCGACCTTGATGGTCATCACGCGCATCACGTCGTCATGCAGGCGCATCAGGCGTTCCATTTCCTGCACCGCTGCGGCGGGCGCATCGGTCTTGAGGAAGGCATAGTGGCCCTTGCGGTTCTTGTTGATCTTATAGGCCATCGTCTTGACGCCCCAATACTCGTGCTCGACGAGTTTTCCGCCATTGTCGGCCAGAATTGTGCCGAAATGTTCGATCAGGCCCTCGGCCTGTGCGGAGGAGAGATCCTGCCGCGAGATAAAGACATGCTCGTAAAACGACATGTTTCGTGTCCACTTCTATCAAGGCGCATTTCATAGGCGGGGCATTATTCCTTCTGCGGCCCTGCCACGAGAGTCTGCGCGGTTCATCAAACGTGCAGAAGGAAGCGCCCTGATAGGGCAGAACGCATAGCGGTGCAAGGGCTTGGAATGGACCCTGCGCGGTGCCTCACCTTGCCTGAACATCTCCCTATGGGTGCCGCATTAATGCCCTGTTTATTGATCAATTGTTAACCAAGAAGAAACAACAGACCAGTTTCGAGGGCAAAGACATGACAGTACTTCCCGATACCATGATGCCAGACGGGCCGCTTCGTAGCCAAAGAACGATTCCGGTGTATTACAAGCCAGCCGAGGTGGACGGTTTTCTGCGCGCGCTTGCGCTGCGCTGTGCCGGAGTGGCGGCGATGGTGGCCTCGATCGGCCTTTGGATTGTGCCGGGTATAGATGGTGATGCGGCGATGCAGCTGTCCAAGCTTCTGGTCTCGGCAATACTCCTCGTCGGTGGTGCGGCGATGATCGGAGTTTCTCGCCGCAGTGATGCGCCCGAGGTGGTGATCGACACAAAAAACCGGCACTTGACGGTGATTACGCGTGACCGGCGCGGGCATGTCACCTCGCAGACAAGCCACGCGATTGACGATTTGCGCGAGATCGAATTGCGCGACGGCCTGCTGACGGCGCGCGACAAGATGGGCGAGCCGCTTATCGCGCTCCCGGTGGAGGATGCGGAGGTCGAGGGCGCTTTGCGCAGTTTGCTGAGCCGCCCCGCCGTATAACGCCGCGCCCCACGCCCCTCGCAAAGGGCGTGCGCAGCGGTGGCGCGTCGCTGCGCACACGCAGTGTTGAGCGATGCGCAATTGCAATCAACCGCGCGCGCTATATCTCTTTTCGGTAATTACAAACCCGAAAAGGAGATCCCAATGAAGCCGATGATTCTCGCCGCAGCCCTTGGCCTTGCCGCCACGAGCGCCTACGCCGCCCCCGAAAAATTCACCCTGGATGCCAGCCATAGCCAAGTGCTCTTTGCCTATGACCATCTTGGGTTTTCCACCACATTTAACATGTTCTCCGGCTTTGAAGGCGAGATCATGTTCGACAAAGAAGATCCTGCCAATTCTTCGGTGAATGTCGCCATCCCTGTCATGTCGCTTTTCACCGGGTGGGAAGCGCGCTTCAACCACTTCATGGGCGATGATTTCTTCGCGGCGGCTGAGGGCGATATGATCACCTTCACCTCCACAGATATCTCCGTGACCAGCGAGGACGAGGCGATGATCACCGGCGATCTGACGATCAATGGTGTGACCAAATCTGTGGTGCTGGAGGCCGAGCTGAACAAGGCCGGTATGCACCCGATGGCCGGTAAAGAATGGATCGGCTTTGACGCGGAGACCAAGATCCTGCGCTCGGATTTCGGGCTTGGCAACTTCGCCCCCAATGTGAGCGACGAGCTTGATGTCGAGATTTCCATCGAGGCGCAGAAGGCTGAGTAAGCCAATCTGCCGGTGATTTGAGCGCCTGCGCGGGGGAAACCTCGCGCAGGCGTTTTTCGTATTCAGCGCTGGGCGGTCAGGGCGAAAGTGATCTCGACCGCGAAGGCCAATGAGGCCTCATCGCCCACGCTCATCCCGATGCCAAAATCGCGTCGATCCACACTCAACGCGCCTGATGCGGTAGCGATATCGCCCTCAATGCTGAGGGTCACGGGCATGGAGACTGGAATCTCCGTCTCTTTGATTCTCAGCGTACCATCTGCGATCAAACTGCTGTCGCGGGTGATCAGGTCCGCTTTGAACGTGGCGGTTGGATGCGCCTCGGCGTTGAAGAAATCGGCGGCCATCGCTTGGCCGGTCACCGACCCGAGTGTCAGCGAGGGGATGGCCACGGTCACACTGACCGCGCCATGCGTGCCGTTTGTGTCTGGCATCTCGTCATAGGTGATCTCGGCGGTCCAATCTGCGAAGCTGCCGGTGACCTCTGCCCCACCTTGGGTGATGGCGATGGCGAGTGTGCCCTCCTGCACGGTCCAATCGCTTTGCACCTCGGCGAGGGCGGTTTGGCTCGGTGCCTCTTTGGAAAACCACCCAAGGCCCGCGCTTGCGCCCATGGCCGCGCCCCAGACCATGAGGGCGGCAACCAGCGGCAAGGCGTGACCCGGTTGCGCCGTAGTGGTCTCAGCCGTCCCGCCGCCCGGCAGCATCCGGCGCAGCGTGGCGTCTTTGTCGATGACATGGTGTTTGATCGCGCCCGCCGCGTGCAGGGCGATGGACCCGGCCAGCACCCATTGCAGGATGTAATGCACCGCGCCGCTGATCTCGGCCACATGTGGATCGCGGGGCACAAACGGCAACGTTTGTCCGAAGGGCCACCAGATCGGCGCGAATCCGGTGGTGGCCGCGTGATGCACCCAACCGCTGAGCGGGACCGCGACGAGCGAGCCATAAAGCAGCCAATGCACGGTCACGGCCAGCCGCGCCTCCACCACGTGATCGCCGTTGAGAAGGCCGGGCTTGGGCTGCGCAATCGCCCATCCGATACGGGCCAGCGCGACAGCGAAGAGCGTGAGGCCAAGGGTTTTGTGGACCGAAAACAGCAAGACGGCCCAGTCGATGATGTCCTGACCTGCCGTGCCTGCCTTGATCTGATCCGCCAGATTGCTGCCGATAATGCCAAGTGCAAACAGCGTGAGGATCATCAGTGCGCTGATCCAGTGGAAGGTCTTGGTGATGGCGCCGTAGCTTTGGCGCGTGTTGGTCAGGGGCATGTGGCTTGGCCTTTAATGGGTCGGTCGCGCGAGGCGGTTTAAGATCTTGTCGCAACCTAGCTGTTTCTGGAGGCTGGGCAATCTGCGCCGCTGCACAGCCGCCCTGCATGGATGTTCTCCACAGTTGCTCTGAGCGCCGCGCCGCGCTATCGCATGGGAAACGCAGGACGAAAAGGGGCAAGTATGAGCCGCGCATTCATTTTTCCGGGGCAGGGTGCCCAGACGATCGGCATGGGGCAGGCCTTGGCCGAGGCCTATCCGGCGGCTCGGGCCGTGTTCGACGAGGTGGACGAGGCGCTGGGCGAGAAGCTCTCAGCGCTGATCTGGGAAGGGGAGCAGGACGTGCTCACCCTGACGCAGAACGCGCAGCCCGCGCTGATGGCCACATCTTTGGCGGCCCTGCGGGCGCTTGAGGCGGAGGGGGCCACGCTTGAGGTTGCGTCCTTCGTGGCGGGCCACTCATTGGGCGAATACGCGGCGCTGGCGGCGGCAGGCACGTTTAGTGTGGCTGATACCGCAAGGCTTTTGCGAACGCGGGGACGCGCGATGCAAGAGGCTGTCCCGGTGGGCGTCGGGGCCATGGCCGCCATTCTGGGGCTTGATTTTGCCGCCGTGCAGGCGGTGGCCGAGGATGCCGCGCAAGGTGAGGTGTGCCAAGCTGCGAATGATAACGACCCCGGACAGGTGGTCGTCTCGGGACACAAGGCCGCCGTGGAGCGGGCGGTGGATCTGGCCAAGGCAGCGGGTGCGAAACGCGCCATGCTCTTGCCAGTGAGCGCGCCGTTTCATTGCGCACTGATGGGGCCGGCGGCCGAGGTGATGGCCGAGGCCTTGGGGGCTGTGCAGATGCACGCGCCATCCGTGCCGCTGGTGGCCAATGTGGAGGCGTCGGCAGTCAGTGATCCCGCGCAAATCCGTGCGCTTTTGGTGGCGCAGGTCACAGGTTCGGTGCGGTGGCGCGAGAGCGTTGCTTACATGAGCGCGCAAGGCGTCACCGAGACATGGGAGATTGGCGCGGGCAAGGCTCTGTCGGGTATGGTGCGGCGTGTGGACCGGGAGATCGCCGTGCGCAATATTGGCGCGCCGGAAGATGTCGTCGCGGCCGTGGCCGCGCTTAACAGATAGATTGCGGCCGTGGCCGCGCTTAACAGGTAGACTGAGGCGGTGGCGGCGCTGAGCGCGTATTACAACAAGAAGGACTGAGCATGTTTGATCTGAGCGGAAAAGCGGCGCTGGTAACGGGCGCATCGGGTGGCATTGGTGGCGCGATTGCCACGGCTTTGCACGGCGCTGGCGCCACTGTGGGCCTGAGCGGGACGCGCGAGGCGCCTCTGGAGGCGCTGGCGGCGCAGTTGGGCGCGCGGGCGCATGTGCTGCCCTGCAACCTCAGCGATGCGGAGGCGGTTGAGGCCCTGCCCAAGGCGGCGATCGCTGCGATGGGGGCGCTCGATATTCTCGTGAACAATGCCGGGATCACGCGCGATCAGCTTTTCATGCGCATGTCGGACGAAGATTGGCAGAGCGTTCTGGACGTGAACCTTACCAGCACGATGCGCCTGTGCCGGGGCGTGATGCGCCCGATGATGAAGGCGCGCTGGGGACGGATCATCAATATCAGTTCCATCGTGGGGGCCACGGGCAATCCGGGTCAGGCCAATTATGCCGCCTCCAAGGCGGGCATGGTGGGGATGACGAAATCCATCGCCTATGAGGTGGCCAGCCGTGGCATCACCGCCAACGCGGTGGCCCCCGGCTTTATCGCCACGCCCATGACCGAGGCGCTGACGGAGGATCAAAAGGCCAAGATCAACGAGCAGATTCCCGCCGCCCGTATGGGCACGCCCGAGGAGATTGCGGCAGCCGTGCTTTATCTGGCAAGCGCCGAGGCGGGCTATGTCACAGGTTCCGTCCTGCATGTGAATGGTGGGATGGCGATGCTCTGAACGGGGGATGGCGAAAGCATTTGCCAAGGCGCGCCCATGTGCTATAGGCGGCGCAGATTTGCCGGGGCGGGCCTTGCGCGCGCTTGGGGACCCCTGCTAGAGGGGTGCAGTCAACCGCGCCCCGTTTCGGGGTTTACTCAAAGGCCGCGACCCTAACAGGGCGCGGCAATACCGGGCCGAACGGCTCAACGAACAATGAGGATTATGACATGAGCGATATCGCAGACCGCGTGAAGAAGATCGTTGTGGAGCATCTTGGCGTCGAAGAAGACAAAGTTGCTGAAAATGCATCCTTTATCGACGATCTTGGCGCAGACAGCCTCGACACGGTTGAGCTGGTCATGGCCTTTGAAGAAGAGTTCGGCATTGAGATCCCTGATGATGCGGCCGAAACCATTCAGACGTTTGGTGACGCGGTGAAGTTCATCACAGAAGCGTCCTGAGCTGCTGCGGGGCTTGTGCCCGCGCCTTAAGACAACAAGATCACGACCCCCGGCGCTTTCTGCGGCGGGGGTTTTTTCTTGTGCGCCCAATGGTTGGATAAGCGGATTCGTGCGGATTTTTCCATAAGCGGCGCAAATCCGGGAGTGGCGGGCGTTTTGTGAATATTGCGGAGCAGTCGGGCTATGCTAGGGTCACATTGCGCGGGGGATGCCGGGCCAGATATTTAACCGGGAGCTACGTGTCATGCTGATCTATCCGACGTTGGAACTTTTGGACGGTAAGTGCGTGTCGCTCACGCGGGGGCGGCTGGAAGAGCCAACGCTTTGGCATGTGGACCCGGTCGAGACCGCGCGCAGCTTTGCCGCCGCCGGGGCCGAGTGGATGCATGTGACAGACATCAACGGGCTGCGCGGGGACGGCGACAATGCGGAGCTGATCGAGGAAATCATCCGCGCGGCGGGTATCCCGGTGCAGCTTGGCGGGGGCTTTCGCAGCCGTGATACGATTGAGCATTGGATCGACAAGGGCGCGGGACGCGTGGTGGTGGGCACGATGGCGGTGCGTGATCCGGATCTTTTCCGCGCACTGGCCAAGCTTTACCCCGATCAGATGGTTCTGGCGGTCGATATCTATGAGGGCTACGTGATGACGGATGGGTGGCAGTCGCGCTCCAGC
The nucleotide sequence above comes from Roseovarius carneus. Encoded proteins:
- a CDS encoding DUF2312 domain-containing protein, encoding MNDTSPDSSYRVTADELRQFIERIERLDAEKKDIAEQQKEVMAEAKGRGYDTKVMRKVIALRKRDKDDIAEEEAVLEMYKEALGMG
- the rplI gene encoding 50S ribosomal protein L9 — its product is MQVILLERVAKLGQMGEVVDVKPGYARNYLLPQGKALSASDKNIAQFETRKSQLEAQNLETRKEAEAMAEKLNGQQFVVIRQAADSGALYGSVTTRDAADAASENGFTVDRKQVALVNPIKDLGLHDVHVSLHPEVDATITLNVARSPEEAELQASGKSIQEMAAEEEAAADFEIAELFDDIGAAASDDDDLAETVEDVLPEGDADEDRA
- the rpsR gene encoding 30S ribosomal protein S18, which codes for MATKPFFRRRKVCPFSGDNAPKIDYKDTRLLQRYISERGKIVPSRITAVSAKKQRELARAIKRARFLALLPYAVK
- the rpsF gene encoding 30S ribosomal protein S6; translation: MSFYEHVFISRQDLSSAQAEGLIEHFGTILADNGGKLVEHEYWGVKTMAYKINKNRKGHYAFLKTDAPAAAVQEMERLMRLHDDVMRVMTIKVDGHEEGPSVQMQKRDERAERRERR
- a CDS encoding YceI family protein, which produces MKPMILAAALGLAATSAYAAPEKFTLDASHSQVLFAYDHLGFSTTFNMFSGFEGEIMFDKEDPANSSVNVAIPVMSLFTGWEARFNHFMGDDFFAAAEGDMITFTSTDISVTSEDEAMITGDLTINGVTKSVVLEAELNKAGMHPMAGKEWIGFDAETKILRSDFGLGNFAPNVSDELDVEISIEAQKAE
- a CDS encoding cytochrome b/b6 domain-containing protein, giving the protein MPLTNTRQSYGAITKTFHWISALMILTLFALGIIGSNLADQIKAGTAGQDIIDWAVLLFSVHKTLGLTLFAVALARIGWAIAQPKPGLLNGDHVVEARLAVTVHWLLYGSLVAVPLSGWVHHAATTGFAPIWWPFGQTLPFVPRDPHVAEISGAVHYILQWVLAGSIALHAAGAIKHHVIDKDATLRRMLPGGGTAETTTAQPGHALPLVAALMVWGAAMGASAGLGWFSKEAPSQTALAEVQSDWTVQEGTLAIAITQGGAEVTGSFADWTAEITYDEMPDTNGTHGAVSVTVAIPSLTLGSVTGQAMAADFFNAEAHPTATFKADLITRDSSLIADGTLRIKETEIPVSMPVTLSIEGDIATASGALSVDRRDFGIGMSVGDEASLAFAVEITFALTAQR
- the fabD gene encoding ACP S-malonyltransferase encodes the protein MSRAFIFPGQGAQTIGMGQALAEAYPAARAVFDEVDEALGEKLSALIWEGEQDVLTLTQNAQPALMATSLAALRALEAEGATLEVASFVAGHSLGEYAALAAAGTFSVADTARLLRTRGRAMQEAVPVGVGAMAAILGLDFAAVQAVAEDAAQGEVCQAANDNDPGQVVVSGHKAAVERAVDLAKAAGAKRAMLLPVSAPFHCALMGPAAEVMAEALGAVQMHAPSVPLVANVEASAVSDPAQIRALLVAQVTGSVRWRESVAYMSAQGVTETWEIGAGKALSGMVRRVDREIAVRNIGAPEDVVAAVAALNR
- the fabG gene encoding 3-oxoacyl-[acyl-carrier-protein] reductase, whose protein sequence is MFDLSGKAALVTGASGGIGGAIATALHGAGATVGLSGTREAPLEALAAQLGARAHVLPCNLSDAEAVEALPKAAIAAMGALDILVNNAGITRDQLFMRMSDEDWQSVLDVNLTSTMRLCRGVMRPMMKARWGRIINISSIVGATGNPGQANYAASKAGMVGMTKSIAYEVASRGITANAVAPGFIATPMTEALTEDQKAKINEQIPAARMGTPEEIAAAVLYLASAEAGYVTGSVLHVNGGMAML
- a CDS encoding acyl carrier protein translates to MSDIADRVKKIVVEHLGVEEDKVAENASFIDDLGADSLDTVELVMAFEEEFGIEIPDDAAETIQTFGDAVKFITEAS
- a CDS encoding 1-(5-phosphoribosyl)-5-[(5-phosphoribosylamino)methylideneamino] imidazole-4-carboxamide isomerase; amino-acid sequence: MLIYPTLELLDGKCVSLTRGRLEEPTLWHVDPVETARSFAAAGAEWMHVTDINGLRGDGDNAELIEEIIRAAGIPVQLGGGFRSRDTIEHWIDKGAGRVVVGTMAVRDPDLFRALAKLYPDQMVLAVDIYEGYVMTDGWQSRSSFSPEAYVAAFDTDPLAGIIVTDIDASMRDRDASLGVITGLAAATRHPVIARGTVRSVDDVARLTFVPNLAGMLIGRALLARDVDLAEALEVAQAAGAPVAEFR